Proteins co-encoded in one Papilio machaon chromosome 24, ilPapMach1.1, whole genome shotgun sequence genomic window:
- the LOC106719349 gene encoding erythroid differentiation-related factor 1, giving the protein MEDRENENEHMKRNKDRSPSPGIKSTAVVKYTAFQSPVGYARLQCNTDLNMPPSNWGAAIDSYGLKQILTRGTGFSSFRMAHMFPDCVGEVDVISDAECIKKLLKLPYQPNGTVSMMVHRVENTLLLDDFDVYDYLMKSEWSWLKDFFYENIVKTMSEQERMSLTPGPGARQALQLTQQFLSHSVVERPSPLEPPAHAENTPMCLAGPFLPEPETKVEGPSNEQPYNRNVLWTFEDIHMLVGSDLPIFGDKDRPCVSLRLRDARDPINVLTGIDYWLDNLMCNVPEVLMCYHLDGIVQKYEPMKTEDLPNMENSKFSPKVIRNVAQNILSFLKSNVTKAGHTYWLFKGPHDDVVKLYDLTSLCPDSLDNPFTTPVAMLLYRVARNMRLTNRSRHVKQLLEHVVKLLKVERYPQIVASSHYMLADLYVPATTNPACPDFKDESSDSEDEEDFSEFARETTGGNENTNERDGEGDTKTCKRDEDNEKVEITSEHSDKEEEGNEAGEKEEEIKNSGGRELALRHIGDRIKDTAPDAKAKSSNTGGLGVQVPERCGRALRHALRGLCALHHVTIGRNKDEERERLKQQIIIEEQHPKMANPYEPIKMNYEPLNKKKQDPKEHVSRSRRRKRERKNTDKSGNYLIEANTNIDKNAILIRKENKMASWHEPNRDDNFAWKLHLKTLLYEKICLAYATLAEYSYSHEQYGFSLKYIDMASKCQTLLSNMIIKSRVVDASCLIGRVGDNFFQLSKHWNRLEQFRKQFETDHEIDGSIKMEIEKDMCEEIEGDAKDEFDLDISLPSSDTDAMLLSCEYYRRAGQFAAAKRSELLRRLASVCNELAVRFMNDAQQIYMKYVEEPDQKDPKAKLLLKQFTNLSKRSSECLDEATAIFEKVNDIPNLALLYCNKGRYMRFKAHCDQGGFSAEKRSLYNQAEELYLSALKLLGPRETCGATSIWELVCWELSCHLYTRAVLMQDCPGLYTNEVTEVAEAFKHALKYCPLSPGPRQYLYQFRAAMIYHRLGSLYHSQFRITHEEGARRRALLNATRIQYESAANLFAALEDAGMVLTVRLEHVAAMETQAAVSPNLKLKSLQTAVQLLRQCHSVMTLLKNKDPEEKEPPKPEDAEEKTIKNEHSLLSLYENRLHFILKSIIQYCRSKSNKDYDKMTDMYKKLYCASLKIKKNDDVRLYAASICDVLTAMDEISKEFE; this is encoded by the exons ATGGAAGACCGCGAGAACGAAAACGAACACATGAAAAGAAACAAG GACCGCAGTCCATCCCCTGGCATCAAATCCACAGCTGTAGTGAAGTACACAGCATTCCAGAGTCCTGTGGGGTATGCCAGACTGCAATGCAATACTGACCTCAACATGCCCCCTTCTAATTGGGGTGCGGCTATTGACTCATATGGTTTGAAACAGATATTGACCAGAGGGACTGGGTTTTCAAg CTTTAGAATGGCCCACATGTTTCCTGACTGTGTGGGGGAGGTGGATGTAATATCTGATGCGGAGTGCATCAAGAAACTACTAAAGTTGCCATATCAGCCTAATGGAACG GTCAGCATGATGGTTCATCGAGTTGAAAACACATTACTGCTTGACGATTTCGATGTGTATGACTATCTGATGAAGTCGGAATGGTCATGGCTGAAAGACTTCTTCTATGAGAACATAGTGAAGACTATGTCTGAACAG GAAAGGATGTCATTGACTCCCGGTCCGGGGGCGCGGCAAGCATTACAGTTGACCCAACAGTTTCTGTCACATAGTGTTGTGGAGCGTCCTTCGCCTTTAGAACCGCCTGCACACGCAGAAAATACACCCATGTGTCTTGCTG GTCCATTTCTACCAGAGCCCGAAACGAAAGTAGAAGGTCCTTCAAATGAGCAACCTTATAATAGAAATGTACTATGGACATTTGAAGACATTCATATGTTGGTTGGCAGTGATCTACCGATATTTGGTGACAAAGACCGTCCTTGTGTCAGTCTCCGCTTAAGAGATGCAAGAGATCCTATCAATGTACTAACGGGGATTGATTATTGGTTAGATAACCTAATGTGTAATGTCCCAGAGGTATTAATGTGTTACCATTTAGATggtattgtacaaaaatatgaaccGATGAAGACTGAAGATTTGCCAAATATGGAAAATTCTAAATTCTCACCCAAAGTTATAAGGAATGTtgctcaaaatattttatcgtttttaaaatctaatgtGACAAAAGCTGGTCATACATATTGGTTATTTAAAGGTCCACATGATGATGTTGTGAAGTTATATGATTTGACATCTCTTTGTCCGGATAGTTTGGACAATCCGTTCACAACTCCGGTTGCTATGTTACTATATAGGGTTGCTAGGAATATGAGATTAACTAACAGGTCCAGACATGTTAAACAGTTGTTGGAACATGTTGTTAAGTTGTTGAAAGTTGAAAGATATCCGCAGATTGTGGCTTCTTCACATTATATGTTGGCGGATTTGTATGTACCTGCGACTACTAATCCTGCGTGTCCTGattttaaag ACGAGAGTTCAGATTCGGAAGACGAAGAAGATTTTAGTGAGTTTGCGAGAGAAACGACAGGTGGTAATGAAAATACGAATGAAAGAGACGGAGAAGGCGATACCAAAACGTGTAAGAGAGATGAAGATAACGAAAAAGTCGAGATCACGAGCGAACATTCAGATAAG gAGGAAGAAGGTAATGAGGCAGGGGAAAAGGAGGAGGAAATTAAGAACAGTGGGGGTCGTGAGTTGGCGCTAAGACATATTGGTGACCGGATCAAAGATACAGCACct gaTGCAAAAGCGAAGTCATCAAATACAGGAGGTCTCGGTGTACAAGTTCCGGAGAGATGTGGACGTGCACTGAGACATGCACTGCGGGGACTTTGTGCACTGCATCATGTTACCATCGGCAGGAATAAG GATGAAGAACGCGAACGTTTGAAACAACAGATAATAATAGAAGAGCAACATCCTAAAATGGCGAATCCTTACGAACCAATCAAAATGAACTACGaacctttaaataaaaagaagcaAGATCCCAAAGAACACGTTTCCAGAAGCAGAAGAAGGAAAcgagaaagaaaaaacacagATAAATctggaaattatttaatcgaaGCTAATACGAATATAGACAAGAACGCCATATTGATTcggaaagaaaacaaaatggcgTCCTGGCATGAACCGAATCGTGACGATAATTTCGCTTGGAAGTTACATTTGAAGACGTTGttgtatgaaaaaatttgTCTCGCATACGCCACTTTAGCGGAATACAGTTACTCGCATGAGCAATATGGcttctctttaaaatatattgacatGGCGAGTAAATGTCAAACATTATTGAgtaatatgataataaaaagtCGCGTTGTGGACGCCAGCTGTTTGATAGGTCGCGTTGGGGATAATTTCTTTCAGCTCAGCAAACATTGGAATAGATTGGAACAGTTCAGGAAACAATTCGAAACGGATCATGAAATTGACGGCAGCATCAAAATGGAGATCGAGAAAGATATGTGCGAAGAGATCGAAGGTGACGCCAAGGATGAATTTGATTTAG ATATATCGCTACCATCAAGTGACACGGACGCGATGTTGCTCTCGTGTGAGTACTACAGACGCGCGGGACAGTTCGCGGCCGCCAAGAGGTCCGAGTTGTTGCGTCGTCTCGCCTCCGTCTGCAACGAGCTCGCTGTACGCTTCATGAATGATGCACAAC aaatttatatgaaatacgTCGAAGAACCGGATCAGAAAGATCCTAaagctaaattattattgaagcAGTTTACTAATCTTTCTAAAAGATCTTCTGAATGTCTGGACGAGGCGACTGCGATATTCGAGAAAGTGAACGATATACCTAACTTAGCACtactttattgtaataaaggaAGATATATGAGATTTAAGGCGCATTGTGATCAAGGTGGATTCAG TGCGGAAAAACGTAGTCTCTACAACCAGGCGGAAGAACTTTACCTATCAGCACTAAAGCTGCTGGGTCCTCGCGAGACTTGCGGCGCCACCTCCATCTGGGAGCTGGTCTGCTGGGAGCTCTCCTGTCATCTGTACACGCGCGCGGTGCTCATGCAGGACTGCCCCGGACTCTACACTAAT GAGGTGACTGAAGTAGCGGAGGCGTTCAAACACGCGCTCAAGTACTGTCCTCTGAGTCCCGGACCTCGACAGTACTTGTACCAGTTCAGAGCCGCCATGATATACCACAGGCTGGGCTCGCTCTACCACTCACAGTTCAG aataaCTCATGAGGAAGGCGCTCGTCGCCGCGCTCTGTTAAATGCAACTCGTATACAATATGAGTCAGCTGCGAACTTGTTCGCTGCACTCGAAGACGCCGGTATGGTGTTAACTGTACGACTGGAACATGTTGCCGCTATGGAAACTCAGGCTGCTG TGTCACCTAATTTAAAACTCAAATCTTTACAAACCGCTGTCCAACTTTTACGTCAATGTCATTCCGTTATGACGTTACTAAAGAACAAAGACCCAGAAGAGAAGGAGCCACCGAAACCTGAAGATGCAGAagagaaaacaataaagaacGAACATAGTCTTCTTTCTTTATACGAAAATAggttgcattttattttgaaaagtattatacaatattgtaGGTCGAAATCAAATAAAGATTATGATAAAATGAcagatatgtataaaaaattatattgtgccagtttgaaaataaaaaagaatgacGATGTAAGGTTATATGCGGCCAGTATCTGTGATGTACTGACTGCTATGGACGAGATATCAAAGGAGTTCGAATAG